A window from uncultured Desulfobacter sp. encodes these proteins:
- a CDS encoding sigma 54-interacting transcriptional regulator, whose amino-acid sequence MSSNHKNTLLNIDTTKIILDSISDGVFTIDYNWKITSFNRAAEEITGICRQDAIGCHCWDVFRSNMCEQGCALKKTMDQGKPFVSSSAYIINNRQKKIPITASTSLLIDKNGEVLGGVETFRDHSVVEALRKELTGGVRVGDMVSNSSAMKNIFNILPQIAESDSSVLIEGETGTGKELMAKAIHNTSHRKDAPFVAINCGALPDTLLESELFGYKKGAFTHAVKDKPGHFALADNGTIFLDEIADTSPAFQVRLLRVLQEREFTPLGGITKEQSNVRIIAATNKNLTTMVENNEFRQDLYYRINVIKISLPPLRHRMEDIPYLVDQFISRLNLRRNKMIQGLSPEVLAAFMAHDFPGNIRELENIIEHAFVLCAKEYITMGHLPPTLAAKSEQQAGGDKNPVVTAQIKMITDALKRNNNNRNAAARDLGVHKSTLFRRIKKLGIQL is encoded by the coding sequence ATGTCCTCAAATCATAAAAATACGCTGTTAAATATTGATACCACAAAAATTATTCTGGATTCAATTTCCGACGGGGTTTTTACCATTGATTACAACTGGAAAATCACCTCCTTTAATCGGGCTGCCGAGGAGATCACAGGCATCTGCCGGCAGGATGCAATTGGTTGCCATTGCTGGGATGTTTTTCGTTCCAACATGTGTGAGCAAGGCTGCGCTCTGAAAAAAACAATGGATCAGGGCAAACCATTTGTGTCAAGTTCCGCATATATCATTAACAACCGGCAAAAAAAAATTCCGATCACGGCATCAACGTCCCTGCTCATCGATAAAAATGGTGAAGTGTTAGGCGGTGTGGAAACCTTCAGGGATCACTCAGTGGTGGAAGCCTTACGAAAAGAGTTAACCGGTGGTGTCCGAGTGGGCGACATGGTGAGCAACTCCAGTGCCATGAAGAATATTTTCAATATCCTTCCCCAGATTGCTGAAAGCGATTCATCGGTTCTGATCGAAGGAGAAACCGGTACCGGAAAAGAGTTGATGGCAAAAGCCATTCACAACACCAGCCACAGAAAAGATGCCCCTTTTGTCGCCATCAACTGCGGGGCGCTGCCGGATACTTTGCTGGAGTCTGAACTGTTTGGATACAAAAAAGGTGCATTCACCCATGCTGTAAAAGATAAGCCCGGCCATTTTGCCCTGGCGGACAACGGCACAATATTTCTTGATGAAATCGCAGATACAAGCCCGGCCTTTCAGGTCAGATTGCTCCGGGTGCTCCAGGAACGTGAGTTTACCCCCCTTGGCGGCATAACCAAAGAGCAGTCCAATGTCAGAATTATTGCCGCCACCAATAAAAATCTGACAACCATGGTGGAGAACAATGAATTTCGTCAGGATCTTTACTATCGCATCAATGTTATTAAAATATCCCTGCCGCCCCTGCGCCACAGAATGGAGGATATTCCCTATCTGGTAGACCAGTTCATCTCAAGGCTGAACCTGCGTCGGAACAAGATGATCCAGGGGCTTTCCCCCGAAGTGCTTGCTGCATTTATGGCCCATGATTTTCCCGGAAATATCAGGGAGCTTGAAAACATCATTGAACATGCCTTTGTCCTATGCGCCAAGGAGTATATTACCATGGGACACCTGCCGCCAACCCTGGCAGCAAAATCCGAACAACAAGCCGGAGGGGATAAAAATCCGGTGGTTACGGCACAAATTAAAATGATTACGGACGCGTTGAAACGGAACAACAATAATAGAAATGCAGCAGCACGGGATTTAGGCGTTCACAAAAGCACCCTGTTCCGGCGAATTAAAAAACTGGGTATCCAGTTATAA
- a CDS encoding DMT family transporter, whose product MTALISRPVAGIFFGAIIISFSSVMVALSHVNPLISAFYRVFFGCLFLLVPCGLNHEFKQIQLKPCLVAAGCGLFFAVDLISWHFCIGYVGPGLATILGNLQVFIMALAGAFLFKERLGPAYLIALPLAILGLYMIIGLDMAQLTSKYLTGVGLGIITALSYSVFLLLMRFIHSEVDAPIFLYQIIMTGFCALIIGSIAVFTGRSFIIPDMTSLAALAGLGLLSQGFAWVIISHYLPRVATSRAGLILLLQPALSFVWDVLFFDRPTGMMGWIGVSVVLAAIYMGMTRKT is encoded by the coding sequence ATGACAGCTTTAATCAGCCGGCCGGTTGCCGGTATTTTTTTTGGTGCAATCATCATCAGTTTTTCAAGTGTGATGGTCGCACTATCCCATGTTAATCCTTTGATTTCAGCATTTTACCGTGTTTTTTTCGGGTGTCTGTTTCTGCTGGTCCCCTGTGGGTTAAACCATGAATTTAAACAAATTCAACTTAAGCCTTGCTTGGTGGCTGCGGGATGTGGGCTTTTCTTTGCCGTGGACCTCATATCCTGGCATTTTTGCATTGGATATGTGGGGCCAGGACTGGCCACCATTCTCGGCAATCTGCAGGTTTTTATCATGGCCCTGGCAGGGGCTTTTTTGTTCAAAGAAAGGCTGGGACCCGCCTATCTTATTGCCTTGCCCCTGGCAATACTGGGATTGTATATGATTATCGGGTTGGATATGGCCCAGTTGACATCCAAATATCTGACCGGTGTGGGATTGGGAATTATAACCGCATTAAGCTACAGTGTTTTTCTTCTGCTTATGCGTTTTATTCATTCCGAAGTTGATGCGCCCATATTTCTTTACCAGATCATCATGACCGGATTTTGTGCGCTAATCATCGGGTCCATTGCTGTTTTTACGGGGCGTTCCTTTATTATTCCGGACATGACATCGTTGGCAGCCCTGGCCGGCCTCGGCCTTTTGTCCCAGGGATTTGCCTGGGTCATCATCTCCCATTATCTTCCCCGGGTGGCGACCTCCAGGGCGGGATTGATTTTGCTGCTTCAGCCGGCGTTATCATTTGTATGGGACGTGCTGTTTTTTGATCGGCCCACCGGTATGATGGGTTGGATCGGGGTATCAGTGGTACTGGCGGCCATCTATATGGGCATGACACGCAAAACCTGA
- a CDS encoding DEAD/DEAH box helicase: MKKRYYRSGKKKSDARPSRPIHYPELTAGADKALTKIFNQIGVPEKHAFTPDPFQIEAIEAIDTADCLVTAPTGAGKTWIAEQAAKRILEKNGKVWYATPLKALTNSIHAGFSKIFGKEKVGILTGDIKENTDAAIIIGTTEILRNQLYDAMYTGQNLKCDLIILDEAHYLGDDERGVVWEEIMIYLPVRIPLLLLSATIGNPDQIAGWLSSIRDKTCKVVENTERPVPLFPLFFHPSGTLYPLLEKTGKEGDRTRLHKKVYKFNQSAKNLTLAPPGKLPKFSDILNVLAHYDLLPAIFFLKSRAECDRAIKLCDGSLLKTAPEKKQALKERLVQLTADNPHLSAHPQRTFLEETATAAHHSGHLPAWKVVVETLMAEGLLDAMFATSTVAAGVNFPARSVVILNSDRFNGQDFLSLSPSEFQQMAGRAGRRGMDNIGFATLLPGKYMDVSLVAKLINAPPSNVESQIKIDFSMVLNLLLSNTPEQVRTLLEKSFASYLIAIGAKAGKSGRTARKKFGNDMEFLWLDFTEHMDFLIQEGFVTPEGAKPCALTEDGIWASKLRIDSPLLVAQSLRDKLLPERDPALLAAMMASFVNEKEFKDDMLFDTALSKRLKDSFLELRRGLKPFAMTMLKSGFPAPNLFIQPATLVYAWAHDTPWDELMHKSDFAEGDFARLILRTAENLRQMTHLNQDFPVIAKTAAEAVDMILKAPVVTEF; this comes from the coding sequence ATGAAAAAAAGATATTATCGTTCCGGAAAGAAAAAATCCGACGCCAGACCGTCCCGTCCCATTCATTACCCCGAGCTCACTGCCGGGGCAGACAAGGCATTGACTAAAATTTTCAATCAGATCGGTGTGCCGGAAAAACACGCGTTTACACCGGATCCGTTTCAAATTGAGGCCATTGAGGCCATTGATACTGCCGATTGTCTTGTCACAGCCCCCACAGGTGCCGGAAAAACATGGATTGCCGAGCAGGCTGCCAAACGGATATTGGAAAAAAACGGCAAGGTGTGGTATGCCACGCCATTAAAGGCGTTAACCAACTCCATCCATGCCGGATTCTCCAAAATTTTCGGCAAGGAAAAGGTGGGAATTCTCACCGGTGACATCAAGGAGAATACGGACGCTGCCATCATCATCGGCACTACGGAAATTTTAAGAAATCAACTCTATGATGCCATGTACACGGGCCAGAATCTCAAGTGCGATCTGATTATCCTGGATGAAGCCCACTACCTCGGAGATGACGAACGCGGCGTGGTCTGGGAGGAGATCATGATCTACCTGCCCGTGCGTATTCCGCTGCTGCTGCTATCCGCAACCATTGGCAACCCGGATCAGATTGCAGGCTGGTTGTCATCCATTCGGGATAAAACCTGCAAAGTGGTGGAAAACACCGAGCGTCCGGTGCCGCTTTTTCCTTTATTTTTTCACCCGTCAGGCACCCTTTATCCGCTGCTCGAAAAAACCGGGAAAGAAGGGGACCGAACCCGCCTTCATAAAAAAGTATATAAATTCAACCAGTCAGCTAAAAACTTGACCCTGGCACCTCCCGGCAAATTGCCCAAATTCTCGGACATTCTTAATGTGCTTGCCCATTATGATCTGCTGCCGGCCATCTTTTTTTTAAAATCCCGGGCTGAATGCGATCGTGCAATTAAATTATGTGATGGCAGTCTGCTCAAAACTGCGCCTGAAAAAAAACAGGCCCTCAAGGAGAGGCTTGTACAGCTCACAGCAGACAATCCCCATCTGTCTGCCCATCCCCAACGGACCTTCCTGGAGGAAACCGCAACGGCGGCCCATCATTCAGGGCACCTGCCCGCCTGGAAGGTGGTGGTCGAAACATTGATGGCCGAAGGGCTTTTAGATGCCATGTTCGCCACATCCACGGTGGCGGCGGGTGTGAATTTTCCCGCCCGCTCCGTTGTCATTCTTAATTCCGACCGCTTCAATGGCCAGGACTTTTTATCCTTAAGTCCCAGTGAATTTCAGCAGATGGCAGGCCGGGCCGGAAGACGCGGCATGGACAATATCGGATTTGCCACACTGCTGCCCGGCAAATACATGGATGTCTCCCTGGTGGCTAAACTGATCAATGCCCCTCCCTCTAATGTGGAGTCCCAGATTAAAATAGATTTTTCCATGGTCCTCAATCTGTTGTTATCAAACACCCCGGAACAGGTGCGCACCCTGCTGGAAAAATCATTTGCCTCCTATCTCATTGCCATTGGTGCAAAGGCCGGAAAAAGCGGTAGAACGGCAAGAAAAAAATTCGGCAATGACATGGAATTTTTATGGCTGGATTTTACCGAGCACATGGACTTTTTGATCCAGGAAGGGTTTGTGACCCCGGAAGGTGCCAAACCCTGCGCCCTGACAGAAGACGGTATATGGGCATCAAAACTGCGCATTGATTCGCCGCTGCTGGTGGCCCAGAGCCTTCGGGACAAGCTGTTACCCGAACGTGATCCGGCACTTTTAGCCGCCATGATGGCCTCATTTGTCAATGAAAAAGAGTTCAAGGATGATATGCTGTTCGACACAGCCCTATCCAAACGGCTTAAGGATTCATTCCTGGAACTGCGCCGGGGACTTAAACCCTTTGCTATGACCATGCTCAAATCTGGATTTCCTGCGCCCAATCTCTTTATCCAGCCGGCAACCCTGGTATATGCCTGGGCCCATGACACGCCCTGGGATGAACTGATGCACAAATCGGATTTTGCCGAAGGCGACTTTGCCAGGCTGATTCTGAGAACCGCAGAAAATCTGCGACAGATGACGCACCTGAACCAGGATTTCCCTGTGATTGCCAAAACAGCGGCCGAGGCCGTTGACATGATACTCAAAGCACCGGTGGTTACCGAATTTTAA
- a CDS encoding ammonium transporter, producing the protein MKYVLMILTSLACTITAAWAGTDDAPTVLSNAEAIKLVQTHADYVWTLVAAALVFFMQAGFAMVEAGFTRAKNAVNIMMKNLMDFAMGSIVFWAIGFGLMFGANKTGFFGTTGFFLSDFKVGGDPWVLAFWMFQVVFAATAATIVSGAMAERTKFTGYLVYSAVVSALIYPIFGSWAWGSLFNGSGWLEGLGFIDFAGSTVVHSVGGWSALAGAIILGPRLGKYTKDGGIKPILGHNIPLASLGVFILWIGWFGFNPGSTTAANKDIAMIFVNTNLAAAAGCIMAMIVSWVKFGKPEVGMSLNGALAGLVGITAGCANVTPGSSIIIGAIAGCLVVFSVLFFDRIRIDDPVGAVSVHGVCGAWGTLAAGIFNIGGTTMKIMSVQCIGIVSCFAWTFCTAFILFKIIDSTMGLRVSPEEEMEGLDSTEHGGNAYPDFTSSH; encoded by the coding sequence ATGAAGTATGTACTGATGATTCTAACTTCGCTGGCTTGCACCATCACCGCTGCATGGGCTGGGACGGATGACGCCCCGACAGTGCTTTCCAACGCCGAGGCCATTAAATTGGTCCAGACCCATGCTGACTACGTCTGGACCCTTGTTGCAGCAGCCCTTGTTTTCTTTATGCAGGCTGGATTCGCCATGGTTGAAGCAGGTTTTACCCGTGCCAAAAACGCTGTTAACATTATGATGAAGAACCTGATGGACTTTGCCATGGGCTCTATTGTTTTCTGGGCCATTGGTTTCGGTCTGATGTTCGGTGCCAATAAAACCGGTTTTTTTGGCACTACCGGCTTTTTCCTAAGTGATTTTAAAGTCGGTGGAGACCCCTGGGTATTGGCCTTCTGGATGTTCCAGGTGGTCTTTGCCGCCACGGCTGCAACCATTGTTTCCGGTGCTATGGCTGAACGTACTAAATTTACAGGATATCTTGTATATAGTGCCGTTGTTAGCGCTTTAATCTATCCCATTTTCGGTTCCTGGGCATGGGGTTCCCTGTTCAATGGTTCCGGTTGGCTTGAAGGTCTCGGATTTATTGATTTCGCAGGTTCCACCGTTGTTCATTCCGTTGGTGGCTGGTCAGCCCTAGCTGGCGCCATTATTCTTGGTCCCCGGCTTGGAAAATACACCAAAGACGGTGGTATTAAACCAATTCTGGGTCACAATATCCCCTTAGCTTCCCTGGGTGTGTTTATCCTGTGGATTGGCTGGTTTGGTTTTAACCCGGGTTCCACCACAGCTGCAAATAAAGACATTGCAATGATTTTTGTAAACACCAACCTGGCTGCGGCTGCCGGCTGTATTATGGCGATGATCGTTTCCTGGGTTAAGTTTGGCAAGCCTGAAGTTGGTATGAGTTTGAACGGTGCCTTAGCAGGGTTGGTTGGTATTACAGCCGGTTGTGCCAATGTAACGCCTGGTTCCTCTATTATCATTGGTGCCATTGCAGGTTGTCTGGTCGTTTTCTCAGTACTGTTTTTCGATAGAATTAGAATTGACGATCCCGTTGGTGCAGTTTCCGTACACGGTGTCTGCGGTGCCTGGGGCACCCTTGCAGCCGGTATCTTTAACATTGGCGGAACAACCATGAAAATCATGTCTGTCCAGTGCATCGGTATTGTTTCCTGCTTTGCATGGACATTTTGTACAGCCTTTATCCTTTTCAAAATCATTGATTCTACAATGGGCTTGAGGGTTTCTCCGGAAGAAGAAATGGAAGGTCTGGACTCCACAGAACATGGTGGTAATGCATATCCTGATTTTACCAGCAGCCATTAA
- a CDS encoding P-II family nitrogen regulator → MKKVVAVIKPFKVDEVKDALAKISINGMTISEVKGFGRQKGHKEVYRGAEYQTDFVPKVELKICVADDQAQAVVDTIVETAKTGKIGDGKIFVLPVENVVRIRTGETGTEAL, encoded by the coding sequence ATGAAAAAAGTTGTGGCAGTAATAAAACCGTTTAAAGTGGATGAGGTTAAAGATGCTTTAGCCAAAATCAGCATTAACGGTATGACCATTTCGGAAGTCAAAGGCTTTGGCCGTCAGAAAGGACACAAAGAGGTGTACCGCGGTGCAGAATATCAGACTGACTTTGTACCCAAAGTTGAATTGAAAATCTGTGTTGCCGATGACCAGGCCCAGGCTGTGGTGGATACAATAGTAGAAACAGCGAAAACAGGTAAAATCGGTGACGGTAAAATATTTGTTCTTCCTGTGGAAAATGTTGTTCGTATTCGTACAGGTGAAACCGGAACAGAAGCCCTATAA
- a CDS encoding flagellar protein FlaG, giving the protein MNMTAKSLTAQESTQERAPLMSVDKLQSVQKNVENTQAKENRVSTNQNDKQQMSTEEVKDVVESFQEMSETIQTKLSFSVVEENNKIVVKIFDKESEELIRQFPSEEMLSLQDKMSDLAGFLFDQKV; this is encoded by the coding sequence ATGAACATGACTGCAAAATCGCTTACAGCACAGGAGAGTACCCAGGAAAGAGCACCTTTAATGTCTGTGGATAAGCTTCAAAGTGTACAGAAAAACGTTGAAAATACCCAGGCAAAGGAAAACAGGGTATCCACGAACCAGAACGACAAACAGCAGATGAGCACCGAAGAGGTCAAAGATGTGGTAGAGTCATTCCAGGAGATGTCCGAGACCATTCAAACCAAGTTAAGCTTTTCAGTCGTCGAAGAGAACAACAAAATCGTTGTTAAGATCTTTGATAAGGAATCCGAGGAATTGATCCGGCAGTTCCCATCGGAAGAGATGCTCTCTTTACAGGATAAAATGAGTGATCTCGCAGGCTTCTTGTTTGATCAGAAAGTGTAA
- a CDS encoding RidA family protein, with product MISVISKNAPAAVGPYSHAMIHNDTVYCAGQIPLDPATGQIVGTTIEEQTRQVMTNLETVLKECNASLQTILKTTVFLASMDDFAGMNKIYEAALDGHKPARSAFQVGRLPKDALVEIECIAVCEKK from the coding sequence ATGATATCGGTTATATCAAAAAATGCCCCGGCCGCCGTGGGCCCCTATTCCCATGCGATGATCCATAACGATACGGTATACTGTGCAGGCCAGATCCCTCTGGATCCAGCCACGGGCCAGATTGTGGGAACTACCATTGAAGAACAGACCCGCCAGGTCATGACCAACCTTGAAACCGTGCTCAAGGAGTGCAATGCAAGTTTACAAACCATTTTAAAAACGACTGTCTTTCTGGCATCAATGGACGATTTTGCAGGGATGAACAAGATCTACGAGGCAGCGCTTGACGGCCATAAACCGGCAAGATCCGCCTTTCAGGTGGGGCGTCTGCCTAAAGACGCCCTGGTGGAAATCGAGTGTATTGCCGTGTGTGAAAAAAAATAA
- the ettA gene encoding energy-dependent translational throttle protein EttA: MSEDTKKVIYSMINVSKFHGTRQVLKDISLSYFYGAKIGVLGLNGSGKSTLLKILAGVDTEFVGETILSKGFTVGFLEQEPLVDSDKTVRQVVEEGVQETVDLLAEYEKISEAFAEPMSDDEMDALLERQGKLQEKLDHSDAWDLDARLKMAMDALRCPPEDTPVSVISGGEKRRVALCRLLLQKPDILLLDEPTNHLDAESVGWLEQHLSRFEGTVIAVTHDRYFLDNVAGWILELDRGEGIPWKGNYSSWLEQKQQRLAKEEKSESKRQQTLARELEWIKMSPKGRRSKSKARISAYEELLKKDSKQQEQKMEIFIPPGPRLGSKVIVAEHVSKAFEDKLLVEDMNFVLPPGAIVGVVGPNGAGKTTLFKMITGQEKPDSGTIEIGESVHLAYVDQERDSLDPEKTIYEVISGGSDTMLVGGREINARAYVGKFNFSGSDQQKKVKDISGGERNRVHMATMLQKQANLLLLDEPTNDLDVNTMRALEEALESFAGCAVIISHDRWFLDRLATHILAFEGDSQALFFEGSYSDYEKDRRKRLGIKENQPTRIKYRQLTR; encoded by the coding sequence ATGTCTGAAGATACAAAAAAAGTTATTTACTCAATGATCAATGTGAGCAAATTCCATGGCACCCGCCAGGTGCTCAAGGATATTTCGCTCTCCTATTTTTATGGGGCAAAAATAGGTGTGCTGGGTCTTAACGGTTCGGGTAAATCCACGCTGCTTAAAATTTTGGCAGGGGTGGACACTGAATTTGTGGGTGAAACCATTTTATCCAAGGGGTTTACCGTGGGCTTTCTTGAACAGGAACCCCTGGTGGATTCGGATAAAACCGTGCGCCAAGTGGTGGAAGAAGGGGTCCAGGAGACCGTGGACCTTTTGGCTGAATATGAAAAAATCTCCGAAGCCTTTGCAGAACCCATGTCCGATGATGAGATGGACGCCTTGCTGGAAAGGCAGGGAAAACTGCAGGAAAAGCTTGACCATAGTGATGCCTGGGATCTGGATGCCCGCCTTAAGATGGCCATGGATGCCCTGCGCTGTCCTCCCGAAGATACCCCTGTCAGCGTTATCTCCGGTGGTGAAAAACGCCGGGTGGCCCTGTGCCGTCTGCTGCTGCAAAAACCTGATATTCTGCTTTTGGACGAGCCGACCAACCATCTTGATGCAGAATCGGTAGGCTGGCTGGAACAACATCTAAGCCGGTTTGAAGGTACGGTCATTGCCGTGACCCATGACCGCTATTTCCTGGACAATGTGGCGGGCTGGATTCTGGAACTGGACCGGGGCGAAGGCATCCCATGGAAAGGCAACTACTCCTCGTGGCTGGAGCAAAAACAGCAACGCCTGGCAAAGGAAGAAAAAAGCGAGAGCAAGCGCCAGCAAACACTGGCCAGAGAACTTGAGTGGATCAAGATGTCACCCAAGGGACGCCGTTCCAAATCCAAGGCCAGGATTTCGGCCTATGAAGAACTGCTCAAAAAAGACAGCAAGCAGCAGGAACAGAAAATGGAAATTTTTATTCCGCCGGGGCCACGGCTGGGTTCCAAGGTTATTGTGGCGGAACATGTCTCCAAAGCCTTTGAGGACAAGCTTCTGGTGGAAGATATGAACTTTGTGCTTCCACCGGGTGCCATTGTGGGGGTGGTCGGTCCCAACGGTGCCGGTAAAACCACTTTGTTTAAAATGATTACCGGACAGGAAAAACCCGATTCGGGCACCATTGAAATCGGGGAGAGTGTGCACCTGGCCTATGTGGACCAGGAACGGGACTCCCTGGATCCGGAAAAGACCATTTATGAAGTGATCTCCGGCGGCAGCGATACCATGTTGGTGGGGGGACGGGAAATCAATGCCCGGGCATATGTGGGGAAATTTAATTTTTCAGGCTCCGACCAGCAGAAAAAAGTTAAAGACATTTCCGGCGGTGAGCGCAACCGGGTTCACATGGCCACCATGCTGCAGAAACAAGCCAATCTGCTGCTGTTGGACGAACCTACCAACGACCTGGATGTCAACACCATGCGGGCATTGGAAGAGGCCCTTGAAAGTTTTGCCGGATGTGCCGTGATCATCAGCCATGACCGGTGGTTCCTGGACCGCTTGGCCACCCATATCCTGGCATTTGAAGGCGACAGCCAGGCCTTATTTTTTGAAGGTTCCTATTCAGACTATGAAAAGGATCGCAGAAAACGTCTGGGCATCAAGGAAAACCAGCCCACACGGATTAAATACCGTCAGTTGACCCGGTAA
- a CDS encoding DMT family transporter, producing MPFPDNSTNASHHTRGLVLIHIAVFLFGFAGLFGKFLDCTPLWIVLGRTVFASLALIVYAIIFPGIPLRVATPKNLVFFAIQGILLALHWLSFFAAIQVSSVAVGLITFSSFPLFVTFMEPFFFKERFKKRDLLTAVAVFAGIVLVVPDMDLSNEVTLGSMYGLASGFSFAVLGLVNRRNARRCHPVTAAFYQNLFAAVSLVIPVVLMHSQPPEFHDILLIGLLGIVFTALAHGCFITGLTRIRVQTASVIAGMEPVYGILFAFILLGEMPDISTLVGGVLIIGAVISTGFLEKTKNPV from the coding sequence ATGCCATTCCCAGACAACTCAACAAACGCGTCACACCACACCCGGGGCCTGGTTCTGATTCATATTGCGGTTTTTTTATTCGGGTTTGCAGGGCTGTTCGGCAAGTTTCTGGACTGCACACCGTTGTGGATAGTATTGGGCCGCACGGTTTTTGCGAGTTTGGCACTTATTGTTTACGCCATAATCTTTCCCGGCATCCCTCTTCGGGTGGCGACACCAAAAAATTTGGTTTTTTTTGCCATACAGGGAATATTGCTGGCATTGCACTGGCTCAGCTTTTTTGCAGCCATTCAGGTCTCATCGGTGGCTGTGGGACTGATAACCTTTTCCAGTTTTCCTTTGTTTGTGACCTTTATGGAACCGTTTTTTTTTAAAGAGCGGTTCAAAAAGCGTGATTTGCTGACAGCCGTTGCCGTATTTGCCGGTATTGTTCTTGTGGTACCGGATATGGACCTTTCCAATGAAGTGACCCTGGGAAGTATGTATGGCTTGGCTTCAGGATTTTCTTTTGCCGTACTCGGGCTTGTGAACCGTAGAAATGCAAGGCGTTGCCATCCTGTTACAGCAGCCTTTTACCAGAACCTGTTTGCCGCGGTAAGCCTTGTCATTCCAGTTGTGCTGATGCATTCTCAGCCGCCGGAATTCCACGATATTTTGCTGATTGGGCTTCTCGGCATTGTTTTTACCGCCCTGGCCCACGGTTGCTTCATCACCGGACTCACCCGTATCCGGGTGCAGACTGCGTCTGTTATTGCAGGCATGGAACCTGTGTACGGTATCTTGTTTGCCTTTATCCTTCTTGGTGAAATGCCGGACATTTCAACGCTTGTGGGCGGGGTATTGATTATCGGTGCTGTTATAAGCACAGGATTCTTAGAAAAAACAAAAAACCCGGTATAA
- a CDS encoding MGMT family protein translates to MDTFTRQVIDVIRAIPKGCVTSYGRVATLAGNSRGARQVSRILHAMSQKHELPWHRVINASGKISLPEGRGYELQKAMLESEGVVVSPSGTVDLDTYLWPPKNIVVL, encoded by the coding sequence ATGGATACGTTTACCCGACAGGTTATTGATGTGATCAGGGCGATTCCCAAAGGTTGTGTGACATCCTATGGCCGGGTGGCAACCCTTGCCGGCAATTCCCGCGGGGCCCGGCAGGTTTCAAGAATCCTTCATGCCATGTCCCAAAAACATGAATTGCCCTGGCATCGTGTGATAAATGCATCAGGAAAAATCAGTTTACCCGAGGGCAGGGGGTATGAACTGCAAAAAGCGATGCTGGAATCAGAAGGGGTTGTTGTTTCACCTTCCGGCACGGTTGATCTGGATACCTACTTATGGCCACCTAAAAATATCGTGGTTTTGTAA
- a CDS encoding NifB/NifX family molybdenum-iron cluster-binding protein: MKIAITTWGNRVSPVFDAAQTLLIADIENQSIHNKKYESFKPDDITALAALLNREKVTALVCGAISENYAARLVENRIRMHAFVTGNTMDILKCMASHNIIKPAFKMPGCTEEI; this comes from the coding sequence ATGAAAATTGCAATTACCACTTGGGGAAACCGGGTCTCTCCTGTGTTTGACGCAGCACAAACGCTTTTGATTGCTGATATTGAAAATCAAAGTATTCATAATAAAAAATATGAATCCTTCAAGCCGGACGACATCACCGCCCTGGCAGCGCTGTTAAACCGTGAAAAAGTCACGGCACTTGTTTGCGGTGCCATTTCTGAAAATTATGCGGCCCGGCTTGTTGAAAATCGAATTCGTATGCACGCCTTTGTCACCGGCAATACCATGGATATACTAAAATGCATGGCCTCGCATAATATCATTAAACCAGCTTTTAAGATGCCCGGCTGCACCGAGGAAATTTAA